The proteins below come from a single Mya arenaria isolate MELC-2E11 chromosome 8, ASM2691426v1 genomic window:
- the LOC128244030 gene encoding heat shock 70 kDa protein 12A-like: MKNVSSILLVGGYGDCKLVHDFVKRKIRNKDIIIPQEAGLAVLKGAVRFGHLPWLVTSRIVQSTYGFLSTADFDANIHPIQRKIIGSYGEEKVKNGFCKVVGVDTEVSIGKPVKAPGKCFLSLDGDTTLRIYTSSEANPVFVTDVNCKQVGELSLGYAKGNSKGENEIEVSFLFGETEIEVKVKMLKDGSEIKKIIDCLADKGCKQVDPGCR; encoded by the coding sequence ATGAAGAATGTTTCTTCCATTCTGCTGGTTGGAGGCTATGGCGATTGCAAGCTTGTTCACGATTTTGTAAAAaggaaaataagaaacaaaGATATCATCATTCCACAAGAAGCTGGGTTAGCGGTGCTCAAAGGTGCAGTCAGATTTGGACATTTACCCTGGCTCGTTACATCTAGAATAGTGCAATCCACATATGGTTTCCTTTCAACAGCAGACTTTGATGCAAACATTCATCCCATTCAGAGAAAGATTATTGGTAGTTATGGAGAAGAAAAAGTCAAAAACGGTTTTTGTAAAGTTGTCGGTGTAGACACCGAGGTTAGCATTGGAAAACCGGTCAAGGCTCCCGGAAAGTGCTTTCTTTCGTTAGATGGTGATACTACTTTGAGAATTTACACATCCTCAGAGGCAAATCCCGTTTTTGTAACTGATGTCAACTGCAAACAAGTAGGAGAACTTTCATTGGGATATGCAAAGGGAAATTCCAAAGGTGAAAACGAAATAGAAGTTAGCTTTCTCTTCGGTGAAACAGAAATAGAAGTGAAGGTGAAGATGCTGAAAGATGGCTCGGAAATAAAGAAGATCATTGATTGTTTAGCAGATAAGGGATGCAAACAAGTTGACCCAGGTTGTCGATAA
- the LOC128244031 gene encoding heat shock 70 kDa protein 12B-like — MPAMKIFEMSFRYLRDHLVDALRAQVNEIHESDILYVITVPAIWNEAAKQFMRESAVMAGLDNDRIILALEPETASIWCQHIDTSLKTDLSRTGSQYMVVDLGGGTADISVHERNTNGTLKDIYKASGGPWGGTCVDRNFISWLTIFFGETTLSRFREEDMEDYFGLLREFETKKRTITPDTDGFVTFRLPIA, encoded by the exons ATGCCAGcgatgaaaatatttgaaatgtcttTTCGATACCTACGTGACCATCTAGTTGACGCTCTTAGGGCGCAAGTGAACGAAATCCATGAGTCAGACATTTTGTACGTGATTACAGTTCCGGCTATTTGGAATGAGGCTGCGAAACAGTTTATGAGAGAATCGGCTGTTATG GCTGGTCTGGACAATGATCGGATCATACTTGCACTTGAGCCAGAGACAGCCTCAATCTGGTGCCAACATATCGACACAAGTCTCAAGACAGACCTGAGCAGGACTGGCAGTCAGTACATGGTCGTAGACCTTGGAG GGGGAACAGCGGACATATCTGTCCATGAAAGAAACACAAACGGCACATTGAAAGATATATACAAAGCCAGCGGTGGACCATGGGGTGGTACCTGTGTTGACCGCAATTTCATCAGCTGGTTGACCATTTTTTTCGGGGAAACCACGTTGTCCAGATTTAGAGAGGAAGACATGGAGGATTATTTCGGACTTCTACGTGAATTTGAGACGAAAAAGCGCACAATTACCCCAGACACGGATGGATTTGTGACATTTCGCTTGCCTATAGCCTAA
- the LOC128244029 gene encoding heat shock 70 kDa protein 12B-like — MASANTFRNHLLVAAFDFGTTFSGYAFSFRNDPTKIQTNQSWNAGSDALLSLKTPTCILLNPQKEFVAFGFEAENKYLSLLEQGEHKPWMFFRRFKMLLHNNDGLNRNATVEDITGKKMPAMKLFEMSIRFLRDHLLNALKNQMDGIKESDILYVITVPAIWNDGAKQFMREAAVNAGLDSDRIRLALEPEAASIWCQQINTSLKTDLSKAGSQYMVADLGGGTADISVHEKNVDGTLKEIHKASGGPWGGTCVDHNFISWLTKVFGETTMSRFREEEMEDYIGLLREFEVKKRMITPETNGRVTFRLPIAIRTIHDKAEHQSFDQKLERLKITDGIALQGDKLRVSADTVKSWFSDSINQTTHHMISLLSDAKMKGVSTILLVGGYGECKLVHDSVTKKIRNKNIIIPQEAGLVVLKGAVRFGHMPGVVTSRIVKFTYGFAAKVNFDKNIHPIQKKITGSYGEEKVADAFCKVVCVDTEVHIGIPIKVPMKNYLSARAGTVLRIYTSPMPKPVFVTDAKCKMLGEVALGNAKGNSKEENEVEINFLFGETELEVRVKMLNDGSEIKKVIDCLAA, encoded by the exons ATGGCGTCTGCGAACACTTTCAGAAATCATTTGCTTGTTGCCGCATTCGACTTTGGCACGACTTTCAGTGGCTACGCTTTCTCTTTCCGGAATGATCCGACAAAGATTCAAACTAACCAATCTTGGAATGCGGGTTCCGATGCACTGTTATCACTGAAAACACCAACCTGTATTTTGCTTAACCCGCAAAAAGAGTTTGTTGCATTCGGATTTGAGGCTGAAAATAAATACCTTTCTCTCCTTGAACAAGGGGAGCATAAACCTTGGATGTTTTTCAGAAGATTCAAGATGCTTCTTCACAACAATGAT GGGTTAAACCGTAATGCGACAGTGGAGGACATTACAGGCAAAAAGATGCCAGCgatgaaattatttgaaatgtcCATTCGCTTCCTACGTGACCATCTGCTTAATGCACTAAAGAATCAAATGGATGGGATCAAGGAATCAGACATTTTGTACGTGATCACCGTTCCTGCCATCTGGAACGACGGTGCAAAACAGTTCATGCGAGAAGCGGCTGTAAAT GCTGGTCTGGACAGTGATCGAATCAGGCTCGCACTTGAGCCAGAGGCGGCCTCTATCTGGTGTCAACAGATCAACACAAGCCTCAAGACAGACCTCAGCAAGGCTGGCAGTCAGTACATGGTCGCTGACCTTGGAG GCGGAACAGCAGACATTTCTGTTCATGAAAAAAACGTTGATGGCACTTTGAAAGAAATTCACAAAGCAAGCGGTGGACCATGGGGTGGTACCTGTGTTGACCACAATTTCATCAGCTGGTTGACCAAAGTATTTGGAGAGACCACGATGTCAAGGTTCAGAGAGGAAGAAATGGAAGACTACATTGGTTTGTTGCGTGAGTTTGAGGTGAAAAAGCGCATGATTACCCCAGAAACTAACGGACGTGTGACATTTCGCTTACCAATTGCAATTAGAACCATTCACGACAAGGCAGAACACCAATCTTTCGATCAAAAGCTTGAGCGGCTGAAAATTACAGATGGTATTGCTTTGCAAGGAGACAAACTGAGAGTTTCAGCAGATACGGTTAAGTCTTGGTTTTCGGATTCCATCAATCAAACCACACATCATATGATTTCACTTCTGTCGGATGCAAAAATGAAGGGGGTATCTACCATTTTGTTGGTAGGAGGCTATGGGGAATGCAAGCTTGTACACGATTCAGTTACCAAGAAGATAAGAAACAAGAATATCATCATACCCCAAGAAGCTGGACTAGTGGTCTTAAAAGGAGCCGTCCGCTTTGGACACATGCCAGGTGTCGTCACATCTAGAATAGTTAAATTCACATATGGCTTCGCAGCCAAggtcaattttgataaaaacatacaCCCCATTCAAAAAAAGATAACAGGCAGTTATGGTGAAGAAAAGGTTGCTGATGCGTTTTGCAAAGTTGTCTGTGTCGACACAGAGGTGCATATTGGAATACCGATCAAAGTCCCTATGAAAAATTACCTTAGCGCACGCGCTGGGACTGTTTTGAGAATTTATACATCGCCAATGCCAAAACCCGTATTCGTTACTGATGCCAAATGCAAAATGTTAGGAGAAGTTGCATTAGGAAATGCTAAAGGTAAttcaaaagaagaaaatgaagttGAAATCAATTTCCTATTCGGCGAGACGGAATTGGAAGTCAGAGTGAAAATGCTGAACGATGGCTCTGAAATAAAGAAAGTTATTGATTGTTTGGCTGCTTAG